The stretch of DNA GGCGTCGAGCACAGCGAGTACAACGGCTCGGCAACGGCGTCGGTGCATTTCCTCCAGATCTGGATCCAGCCCTCGCGGCTGAACCATGAACCGGCGTACGCCCAGCGCGCGGCCATCGCCGCCGATGCGCGCGGCTGGACACTGCTGGCCTCCCCGGACGGCCGCGATGGCAGCCTGCCGGTGCGCCAGGACGCGATCGTGCGCGACGTGCGCCTGGATCGCGGCGAGACCGCCGAGCATCCGCTCGATCCGTCGCGGTTGTACTGGATGCAGGTGGTGGTTGGCAGCATCAGCGCCAACGGCCGCCAGCTGCAGGCAGGCGACGCACTGGGTTTCCAGGACGAATCCGGCCCGCTGCGGCTGGAAGGCATCGGCGAAGGCCGCGCCGACGTCCTGCTGTTCGACCTGACGCACTGAGCCAGGCCTCGTCCTGGGGTGGCCGGGCAGCGGCCTGCTAAACTAGCGGTCCCGCGTCGCCACCTGTCCCGTCCCATGACCGCAGCCACCGCCCATCCGACCCAGGCCAACGCCGAGAAGCGCTATGTGGTGCATCGCGGCGACCTGCCGCTGAGCTGCCCGCTGCCGTCGATGGCGCTGTGGAATTCGCACCCGCGCGTCTATCTTCCGGTCGAGGAAGAGGGCGAGGTGCAGTGCCCGTACTGCGGCTCGCATTTCGTCCTGGAAGACTGACGCTTCAGTCCACGCCCATCCGACGGGACGTGCCATGCGTCGACTGACCGTCGTCCAGCTGCTACCGGCGCTGGAATCTGGCGGCGTCGAACGCTCCACGCTCGAGGTCGCGCAGGCGCTGGTCGATGCCGGCCATCGCGCCGTGGTCGTCTCCGCCGGCGGCCGCCTGGTGCCGAGGCTGCAGGCGCTTGGCGCCGAACACATCACCCTCGACATCGGCCGCAAGTCGCTGCTGACCCTGCGCCATGTCCGCACGCTGCGCGCGCTGCTTCTGCGCGAAGGCGCCGACATCGTGCATGCGCGTTCGCGACTGCCGGCCTGGATCGGCGTGCTGGCGCTGCGCGGCATTCCCGCGCCGCAACGTCCGCACCTGGTCACCACCGTCCATGGACTCAATTCGCCATCGCGCTACAGCGCGGTGATGACGCGTGGCGAGCGGGTGATCTGCGTTTCGCAGACGGTGCGCGATTACGTGCTCCGGCATTATTCCGACACTGACGCGGCCAAGCTGCGTGTCATCGAACGAGGCATCGACCCTGCTCAGTTTCCACACGCACCGCTGCCCGACACGGCGGCGCGGGCGTGGGCTGGGTCGCTGCATCCGGCGCTGGGCGGGAGCGGTCCGCTGTTGCTGCTGCCGGGTCGCGGTACGCGATTGAAGGGCCATGCCGACGCGCTCGACCTGCTTGCGCGCCTTCGCGGCGACGGCCTCGATGCGCGGCTGTGGCTGCCCGGTGCGCGCGAAGCCGGCCGCGAGGCCTACATCGCCGAACTCGAGCGCGAGGCGGCCGAGCGTGGCATTGCCGGGGCAGTGGCTTTCACGCAAGCAACCGACGCGATCGCCCGCGCCTACGCCGCCAGCGACCTGGTGCTGCAGCTCTCGCGCAAGCCCGAGTCGTTCGGGCGCACGGTGCTGGAGGCCTTGTCGGTGGGACGGCCGCTGCTGGGCTGGAACCATGGCGGCGTCGGCGAACTGCTGGCGCGCTGGCAGCCCGACGGCGCGGTCGCACCGTTCGACCTGGGTGCGCTGCATCACAGAGCCTACGAACTCCTTACGCATCCAACGGCGCCAACGGCTAGGATTCCCGATTCGCTGCGCGCGATGCAGGAGGCCACGCTTGCCGTCTACGCCGAATTCTCCGATGACCGCCGCCGCCGCTGACACCGGTGGCGCGCCGCGCACGCACGGCTGGCGCTGGGCGCCGGCCTGGATCCTGACCTACGTCGCCCTGTGGCCGGCACCTGGCTATGCCGAGGGCGTGCTGGTGCTGGGCGCGCTGGCGGCGATCATCCACCTGGCCATGTCGCGTTTCCGCGGTGGCACGAAGCTGCTGAGCAATCCGGCCTGGGCGCTGACCAGCGTGCTGTTCTTCGCCTACTGGACGCCGGAGCTGGTGTCGGCGATCGATGCCATCGACCCCGCGCGCGCGCTCCGCGAAGCCGCGGTTGACCTGCGCTACCTGCCGTTCCTGTGGCTGGTCGCGGCGGCCGTGGCCGAGCCGCGTGGTCGCCGCGTCACCTTCACCGGGCTGGCGGTGATCCTGGCGATCTGGACGGTCGATGCGCTGGTGCAGGCGGCCACCGGCAGCAGTCCGCTGTTCTCGGGCATCGATGGCATCAAGCATGCGATCAGTGGCCACGGCATGTGCACGCCGCAGGAACTGGCCAGCGTCGACCGCCTCAGTGGCGTGCTGGGGCCATGCAACCTCAAGCTCGGCCCGGTGCTGGCGAGCCTGTCGCCATTCCTGCTGTTCGCCGGTGGACGCCGCCTGGGCACGATCGGCTGGCTGCTTGCCGCCGCCGCGCTCGGCGTCGTGCTGGTGCTGGCCGGCTCGCGTGCCTCGTGGATCACCTTCGCCGTCGCGCTGGCACTGTCGGGCTGGCGCCTGCTGGGCTGGAAGAAGCTGGCTGCCGTGTTCGTCTTCGGCGCGATCGCCGCCGCCGTGCTGAGCACGACCGTGCCGCAGGTGCGCGAGCGCATCGACCGCACCACGCACGTGCTGACTGCCGATGTCGAAGGCGTCGACAGTGCCCTGTCCGGGCGCGCCCGGATCTGGAGCGCGGCCATGTGCATGGTGCGCGACCATCCGTTCAACGGCGTTGGCGCGCGCGGTTTCCGCGAGGCCTTTCCGCATTGCGATCCGGCGCCGGGGCAGACCGCTGCGTGGGGCGGCGGACCGGCGCTGCATGCACACCAGATCGTGCTCGAGGTGTTGAGCGAGACCGGACTGTTCGGCCTGCTGATGTGGCTGGCCGGCGTCGCCCTGGCCTGGCGCGCGTGGCGCTTCGCCGACGAGCAGGCGCGCGAGCGCGCACGTCCGGCGATGTGGGCGCTGGCGGCGACGGTATTCCCGCTCAACACCCACCTGGCGTTCTACTCGACGTTCTGGGGTGGGCTGACGCTGTTGCTG from Lysobacter arenosi encodes:
- a CDS encoding pirin family protein, which codes for MIIERPSSARGHVQAGWLDSRHTFSFGGYYDPAWMGFGPLRVINEDRVDGGAGFPPHRHANMEILSYVISGELAHKDSSGGGGVIGAGELQWMSAGHGVEHSEYNGSATASVHFLQIWIQPSRLNHEPAYAQRAAIAADARGWTLLASPDGRDGSLPVRQDAIVRDVRLDRGETAEHPLDPSRLYWMQVVVGSISANGRQLQAGDALGFQDESGPLRLEGIGEGRADVLLFDLTH
- a CDS encoding O-antigen ligase family protein, producing MTAAAADTGGAPRTHGWRWAPAWILTYVALWPAPGYAEGVLVLGALAAIIHLAMSRFRGGTKLLSNPAWALTSVLFFAYWTPELVSAIDAIDPARALREAAVDLRYLPFLWLVAAAVAEPRGRRVTFTGLAVILAIWTVDALVQAATGSSPLFSGIDGIKHAISGHGMCTPQELASVDRLSGVLGPCNLKLGPVLASLSPFLLFAGGRRLGTIGWLLAAAALGVVLVLAGSRASWITFAVALALSGWRLLGWKKLAAVFVFGAIAAAVLSTTVPQVRERIDRTTHVLTADVEGVDSALSGRARIWSAAMCMVRDHPFNGVGARGFREAFPHCDPAPGQTAAWGGGPALHAHQIVLEVLSETGLFGLLMWLAGVALAWRAWRFADEQARERARPAMWALAATVFPLNTHLAFYSTFWGGLTLLLAALYAGSLLARE
- a CDS encoding glycosyltransferase — its product is MRRLTVVQLLPALESGGVERSTLEVAQALVDAGHRAVVVSAGGRLVPRLQALGAEHITLDIGRKSLLTLRHVRTLRALLLREGADIVHARSRLPAWIGVLALRGIPAPQRPHLVTTVHGLNSPSRYSAVMTRGERVICVSQTVRDYVLRHYSDTDAAKLRVIERGIDPAQFPHAPLPDTAARAWAGSLHPALGGSGPLLLLPGRGTRLKGHADALDLLARLRGDGLDARLWLPGAREAGREAYIAELEREAAERGIAGAVAFTQATDAIARAYAASDLVLQLSRKPESFGRTVLEALSVGRPLLGWNHGGVGELLARWQPDGAVAPFDLGALHHRAYELLTHPTAPTARIPDSLRAMQEATLAVYAEFSDDRRRR
- a CDS encoding zinc-finger domain-containing protein gives rise to the protein MTAATAHPTQANAEKRYVVHRGDLPLSCPLPSMALWNSHPRVYLPVEEEGEVQCPYCGSHFVLED